The sequence below is a genomic window from Lysobacter capsici.
TGCCGAGGAAATGAGTGGCCTTGAAGCCGTCGGGCAGCGACCAGTCGATGCGCGCATCGGAGACCAGCGCGCCGTGGGCGATGCTCAGTTGCGCCTCGGGCCAGGCGGCGCGCAGCGCGGCCGCGTAACGGTCGGCGAAGCTGTGCAGATCCATCGGGTGCGCGGGCCCGCCGTGGTCGCGCTTGCCGCCGAACAACTTGCTGAAAATGGACATGACCGGTTCCCTGTGGTCGTTGGTCGGCCGACTATACGACCCGGCCCCGGGGCGGCCGTACTCACAATCGTCACATTCCCATCGAGCGGCTAGGCTGCGCTCATGGACCCACGCACAGATCGCACACGCCGGCGCCTGCTCGCCACCGCCCTCGCCGCCGGCGCCGTGCTCGGTACCCGCGCGCTGCCCGCTGTCGCCGCCGCGAGCGTCGCCGCGAACGCGCCGGCCTCGCGTTCGCGCCTGATCCTGCTCGGCACCGCCGGCGGGCCGACGCCGAAGGCGCTGCGCGCCGCGCCCGCCAACGCAGTGGTGGTCGGCGACGCGATCTACGTGGTCGACTGCGGCAACGGCGTGGCCCGGCAGATGGCGCTGGCCGGGCTGTCGCTCGGCGCGGTCCGCGACGTGTTCATCACCCACCATCATTCCGATCACAACGCCGATTACGGCAACCTGCTGTGGCTGGCCTGGGCCGCCGATCTGCGCCACCCGGTCGACGCCTGGGGGCCGCCGCCGCTCCAGCGCATGACCCGGCGGTTCCTGCAGCTCAACGACACCGACATCCGCACCCGCATCGCCGACGAAGGCCGGCCGCCACTGGCGCCGCTGATCCGGCCGCACGAACTGCGCCGCGGCGGCGTGGTGATGCACGACGATCGGGTCAAGGTCACCGCGGCGCTGGTCGATCACCCGCCGATGGCTCCGGCCTTCGCCTACCGCTTCGACTGCCCGGATCGCTCGATCGTGTTTTCCGGCGACACCCGGCCCAGCGAGGCCCTGGTCGAACTGGCGCGCGGCGCCGACGTGCTGGTGCACGAGGTGATGTACCTGCCGGCGCTGGAGCGATTGATCGCCAGCGAAGCGCAGGCCGCGCGGCTGCGCCAGCACTTGCTCGACAGCCACACCACCACCGAGCAGGTCGGACGGTTGGCGACTCAGGCCGGGGTCAAGACCTTGGTGCTGACCCATTTCGTGCCCGGCGGGGATGCGTCGCTGACCGACGAGGTCTGGCGCGAAGCGGTGGCGCCGTATTTCAAGGGCGAATTGGTGATCGGGCGGGATCTGATGGAGCTGTGAGGTCTGATGGAGCTGCGAGGAAAGATACGCCGTGTCCCTTCTCCCGCGATGCGGGAGAAGGTGCCCGAAGGGCGGACGAGGGCGAGTGCGGCGAATGGTGAGGTCGATACAGGCCTCGCGCCCTCACCCCAACCCCTCTCCCGCGCTGCGGGAGAGGGGCTCGTTGCGCGGCATCGGCGAAATGGCGCTCGCAGTCGGGTAATGCCATCGATTGGCCGCGCAATGCAGCTTGCTCCGAACTATCGATGAGCGCGTGCGACGTCAAAAAAGCCGGCGATGCCGCGAGGTTTTTTGTGGGAGGAGCTTCAGCCCCGACGCTCTTGTCTCAGATCGCCGAAAACCTGGAGGCCTCAAGCGACACCGCGAGCTGAGCGAAAAGCGTCGGGGCTGAAGCCCCTCCCACAAACGACCTCGTGGCCGCGACGATCACCGCTCGGCGCGCTCAGTGCTGAACGCTCAGCGAAACGCCGCGCGCAATGCCGCGATCGGAAACCGCAACCAGATCGCCGCGAACACGCCCGCGCGCACCAGCGCGCCGCGGCGCGGGGCTTCGAATTTGCTGAAGTAACGCCACAGGCCGCGGTGCTTGTTCCATTCCACGAAGAACGGCCGCGAACGGCTGGACACGCCGCGCACGTGCATCACCCGCACGTGGTTGGCGACCGCGACGGTGGCGTCGCTCTCTCGCACGCGACGGCACAGGTCGAGGTCTTCGGCGTGCAGGCGATAGCCTTCGTCGAAACCGCCGATGCGCGCGAACAAACGCCGCGGCATCAGCATCAACGCGCCCGAGGTCGCGTCCACCGTTTGCAGCTCCTGGCGGTCGTCCG
It includes:
- a CDS encoding MBL fold metallo-hydrolase, with the protein product MDPRTDRTRRRLLATALAAGAVLGTRALPAVAAASVAANAPASRSRLILLGTAGGPTPKALRAAPANAVVVGDAIYVVDCGNGVARQMALAGLSLGAVRDVFITHHHSDHNADYGNLLWLAWAADLRHPVDAWGPPPLQRMTRRFLQLNDTDIRTRIADEGRPPLAPLIRPHELRRGGVVMHDDRVKVTAALVDHPPMAPAFAYRFDCPDRSIVFSGDTRPSEALVELARGADVLVHEVMYLPALERLIASEAQAARLRQHLLDSHTTTEQVGRLATQAGVKTLVLTHFVPGGDASLTDEVWREAVAPYFKGELVIGRDLMEL